The following proteins are co-located in the Rheinheimera salexigens genome:
- a CDS encoding NAD(P)H nitroreductase, whose amino-acid sequence MDALTLLTTRYSLPRLTEPAPMGEALDNIKRAALQAPDHGNLRPWRFIIAEGREALLKLGDIFVEAAVDDNPTMATELLERARQLPLRAPMVIVCIAKVTEHPKIPVLEQHYSAACAVMAMQQAAFAQGFGGIWRTGTYSQLDMVKQALALGEDDEIVGFLYLGTPSAEPAKRHPVEIDDHFSYL is encoded by the coding sequence ATGGATGCTTTGACGTTACTGACCACCCGCTATTCTTTACCACGCTTAACTGAGCCCGCGCCAATGGGCGAAGCTTTAGATAATATTAAACGTGCTGCTTTACAAGCTCCTGATCATGGCAATTTGCGACCATGGCGTTTTATTATTGCTGAAGGCCGTGAGGCATTGCTTAAACTAGGCGATATATTTGTGGAAGCGGCTGTAGATGATAATCCTACTATGGCCACAGAGTTATTAGAGCGAGCACGTCAGCTGCCTTTAAGAGCACCTATGGTAATTGTGTGTATTGCTAAAGTGACTGAACATCCGAAAATTCCGGTGTTAGAACAGCACTATTCGGCAGCTTGTGCGGTAATGGCGATGCAACAGGCCGCTTTTGCTCAAGGATTTGGTGGTATTTGGCGCACCGGTACTTATTCTCAGCTCGATATGGTTAAACAAGCTTTAGCGCTGGGTGAAGATGATGAGATAGTCGGCTTTTTATATTTAGGCACACCTAGTGCTGAGCCGGCAAAACGTCACCCCGTTGAGATTGATGATCACTTTAGTTATTTATAA
- the asnS gene encoding asparagine--tRNA ligase, whose product MTHAVIKDVLAGRYAAGEQVTVKGWIRTRRDSKAGISFLAIHDGSCFDAIQAVIPAELPNYAAEIKHLTTGCSVIATGIIVESEGQGQAFEVQASAVEVVGWVENPDTYPMAAKRHSMEYLREYAHLRPRTNIMGAVTRVRHCLAQAVHRFFHEQGYYWISTPIITGSDAEGAGEMFRVSTLDMENLPRTDKGVVDYNQDFFGKETFLTVSGQLNGETYACAMSKIYTFGPTFRAENSNTSRHLAEFWMIEPELAFAELKDIAQLAEDMLKYVCKAVLTERADDMAFFAERIDKTAITRLQQLVDSSFVRMDYTDAIEILKNCGKKFTYPVEWGVDLQSEHERYLAEEHVGAPIIMQNYPKDIKAFYMRLNEDGKTVAAMDVLAPGIGEIIGGSQREERLEEFDKRLADMGLDKEDYGWYRDLRRYGTVPHAGFGLGFERLVSYVTGVSNIRDVIAFPRSPGHADF is encoded by the coding sequence ATGACCCACGCCGTGATTAAAGATGTTTTAGCAGGCCGCTATGCCGCAGGTGAGCAAGTCACCGTTAAAGGCTGGATCCGCACACGCCGCGATTCTAAAGCTGGCATTTCTTTTTTAGCCATTCATGATGGTAGCTGTTTTGATGCTATTCAAGCGGTTATACCCGCCGAACTACCTAATTATGCTGCAGAGATTAAACACCTAACGACTGGCTGTTCTGTAATAGCAACTGGCATCATTGTCGAGTCAGAAGGCCAAGGTCAAGCATTTGAAGTGCAAGCCAGTGCGGTGGAAGTTGTCGGTTGGGTTGAAAATCCAGATACTTATCCAATGGCCGCTAAGCGCCATAGCATGGAATATTTACGTGAGTATGCCCACTTACGGCCACGCACTAATATTATGGGTGCAGTAACTCGCGTTCGTCATTGTTTGGCTCAAGCGGTGCATCGCTTTTTTCATGAGCAAGGTTATTACTGGATCAGCACGCCCATCATTACTGGCTCTGATGCCGAAGGTGCCGGTGAAATGTTCCGTGTTAGCACCTTAGACATGGAAAACCTACCGCGTACAGATAAAGGCGTCGTTGATTACAACCAGGACTTCTTTGGTAAAGAAACGTTTTTAACCGTTTCAGGCCAGCTTAATGGCGAAACCTATGCCTGTGCTATGTCAAAAATTTATACTTTTGGCCCAACGTTCCGTGCCGAGAACTCCAATACTAGCCGCCATTTAGCTGAGTTTTGGATGATTGAACCTGAACTGGCTTTTGCTGAGTTAAAAGACATTGCGCAATTAGCAGAAGACATGTTGAAATATGTCTGTAAAGCGGTATTAACCGAACGCGCTGATGATATGGCATTCTTTGCCGAGCGCATTGATAAAACCGCTATTACGCGTTTACAGCAATTAGTTGATTCTAGCTTTGTACGAATGGATTACACCGACGCTATTGAAATCTTAAAAAATTGCGGCAAGAAATTTACCTACCCTGTGGAATGGGGTGTAGATTTACAATCTGAGCACGAACGTTATTTAGCTGAAGAGCACGTTGGCGCGCCTATCATTATGCAAAACTACCCTAAAGACATTAAAGCCTTTTATATGCGTTTAAATGAAGATGGTAAAACCGTTGCTGCTATGGACGTGCTTGCGCCTGGTATTGGCGAAATTATCGGTGGTAGTCAACGTGAAGAGCGTTTAGAAGAGTTTGATAAGCGTTTAGCTGATATGGGCTTAGATAAAGAAGATTATGGCTGGTATCGTGATTTACGTCGCTATGGTACCGTGCCACATGCGGGCTTTGGCTTAGGTTTCGAGCGTTTAGTCTCTTACGTTACGGGTGTCAGTAATATTCGTGACGTGATTGCGTTCCCACGCTCACCAGGTCATGCCGATTTTTAA
- the bioA gene encoding adenosylmethionine--8-amino-7-oxononanoate transaminase has product MSINLQFDRDHIWHPYTSMLDPLPVYPVVAAHGCELELENGQKLIDGTASWWSAVHGYNHPLLNAAVTEQLSKMAHVMFGGITHPSAINLCQRLLAMVPNNLTKVFLADSGSIAVEVAIKMALQYWQGIATKSSKQKLISLRKGYHGDTFAAMAVCDPVDGMHGMFNDVLAQHYFLPAPELKTESDIASECFNRFDPSAMLPLQQLLQEQHTQIAALIVEPIVQGYGGMRFYHPEYLKAARALCDKYDVLLICDEIATGFGRTGKLFACEHAQIQPDIMCVGKALSGGYITLAATLCSDEVANGISLSDAKGLMHGPTFMANPLACAVATASLDIIATGKWQQQVAAIEQQLKRELAPCQGVAGVKDVRVLGAIGVLEMAEKVDVAKLQQRFVELGVWIRPFNNLIYVMPPFIISAAQLSQLTAAMYTVITEH; this is encoded by the coding sequence ATGAGCATAAATTTACAATTTGATCGTGACCACATCTGGCATCCTTATACTTCAATGCTAGATCCCCTGCCTGTTTATCCTGTTGTCGCGGCACATGGCTGTGAGTTAGAGCTAGAGAATGGTCAAAAATTAATTGATGGCACAGCATCATGGTGGTCAGCAGTGCATGGCTATAATCACCCGTTGCTTAATGCAGCGGTGACCGAGCAACTGAGTAAAATGGCTCATGTCATGTTTGGTGGCATAACCCATCCCAGTGCTATTAATTTATGCCAACGGTTATTGGCGATGGTGCCAAATAATTTAACCAAAGTGTTTTTAGCCGATAGTGGTTCAATTGCCGTTGAAGTGGCAATAAAAATGGCGCTGCAGTACTGGCAAGGTATTGCCACAAAGTCTAGCAAGCAAAAGTTAATCAGCCTGCGTAAGGGCTATCATGGTGATACTTTTGCCGCGATGGCGGTATGTGACCCAGTGGATGGCATGCACGGCATGTTTAATGATGTGTTAGCCCAGCATTACTTTTTACCCGCGCCAGAACTTAAAACAGAATCGGACATTGCCTCCGAATGTTTTAACCGCTTTGACCCGAGTGCTATGTTGCCGTTACAGCAGTTACTGCAAGAGCAGCACACGCAAATAGCGGCATTAATTGTAGAGCCCATTGTGCAAGGTTATGGCGGCATGCGTTTTTATCATCCAGAGTACTTAAAAGCCGCCCGAGCCTTATGTGACAAATATGACGTGCTATTAATTTGTGATGAAATTGCCACTGGCTTTGGCCGAACTGGAAAATTATTTGCCTGTGAGCATGCGCAAATACAACCGGATATAATGTGTGTGGGCAAAGCATTAAGCGGTGGCTATATCACGTTGGCAGCCACTTTATGCAGTGATGAAGTCGCTAACGGTATTAGTTTAAGTGATGCCAAAGGCTTAATGCACGGCCCGACTTTTATGGCCAACCCTTTAGCCTGTGCTGTCGCGACGGCCAGTTTAGACATTATTGCTACGGGTAAATGGCAACAACAAGTAGCTGCGATAGAGCAGCAATTAAAACGTGAGTTAGCGCCATGTCAAGGCGTTGCTGGCGTAAAAGATGTTAGAGTATTAGGCGCTATTGGCGTACTAGAAATGGCAGAAAAAGTAGACGTGGCCAAATTACAGCAACGCTTTGTTGAATTAGGGGTTTGGATCCGGCCTTTTAATAACTTAATTTATGTGATGCCGCCGTTTATTATTAGCGCCGCGCAGTTAAGTCAACTTACCGCCGCTATGTATACGGTTATTACTGAGCACTAA
- the bioB gene encoding biotin synthase BioB: MSAAVRHNWTLEQVNALYALPFNDLLFQAQTVHRQHFTPNEVQISTLLSIKTGACAEDCKYCPQSGHYNTGLERERLIEVEKVLQQAHAAKAQGATRFCMGAAWTNPKQRDMPYIIEMVRGVKELGLETCMTLGMLTNDQADTLADAGLDFYNHNLDTSPEFYGEIITTRTYQDRLDTLSHVRNAGMKVCCGGILGMGETANDRSALLMQLANLPEHPQSVPINMLVKVAGTPLENVDDLDAFEFIRTIAVARIMLPLSHVRLSAGRSRMNEQMQALCFFAGANSIFYGDKLLTTDNPEADADMLLFKKLGINPERRHDVSDEAHSLALADAITQQNTTPLFHEAR; encoded by the coding sequence ATGTCAGCTGCCGTGCGCCATAATTGGACACTTGAGCAAGTAAATGCGCTTTATGCTTTGCCATTTAACGATTTACTTTTTCAAGCTCAAACTGTCCACCGTCAACATTTCACACCGAATGAAGTGCAAATAAGCACCTTGTTATCGATTAAAACCGGTGCTTGCGCAGAGGATTGCAAATATTGTCCGCAAAGTGGTCATTATAATACCGGTTTAGAGCGTGAGCGCTTAATCGAAGTAGAAAAAGTATTGCAGCAAGCCCATGCGGCTAAAGCGCAAGGGGCGACTCGGTTTTGTATGGGCGCAGCGTGGACTAATCCTAAACAGCGCGATATGCCATACATTATTGAAATGGTACGCGGTGTTAAAGAGTTAGGTTTAGAAACCTGTATGACCTTAGGCATGCTAACCAATGATCAAGCAGATACGTTGGCGGATGCTGGTTTAGATTTTTATAACCATAACTTAGATACCTCGCCAGAGTTTTACGGTGAGATTATTACTACGCGTACTTATCAAGATCGTTTAGATACCTTATCGCATGTGCGTAATGCCGGCATGAAAGTATGCTGCGGCGGTATTTTAGGCATGGGCGAAACCGCGAATGATCGCTCAGCTTTATTAATGCAATTGGCTAATTTGCCTGAGCACCCGCAAAGTGTGCCTATTAATATGCTAGTAAAAGTGGCTGGTACTCCGCTAGAAAATGTTGACGATTTAGATGCGTTTGAGTTTATTCGTACCATAGCGGTAGCCCGCATTATGTTACCGCTTAGCCATGTCCGTTTATCAGCCGGTCGCTCGCGGATGAATGAGCAAATGCAAGCACTATGCTTTTTTGCTGGTGCTAACTCGATATTTTATGGCGATAAGCTTCTGACCACAGATAATCCTGAGGCTGATGCTGATATGTTGTTATTTAAAAAATTGGGTATTAACCCTGAACGTCGGCACGATGTGTCAGACGAAGCGCATTCGTTAGCATTAGCCGATGCGATTACGCAGCAAAATACTACGCCGCTTTTTCATGAAGCGAGATAG